The Sulfitobacter guttiformis genome contains a region encoding:
- a CDS encoding M23 family metallopeptidase produces the protein MRTKLAIKTHAFLERHFPERRVFLKSDNDTRFIRLRSGTQLIALAGCSALVAWAIIATAIILMDSIGSGNFREQAKRDQRTYQARLNDLSAQRDGRAEEALAAQERFNAALAQISIMQSELLSSETRRNELETGIEVIQSTLRDTMKDREAARGQVAALQADGGSAIQVSASTAPMDFMADALARTAQERDQVVLDAQDALLQADEMSQKIALMQEQNDAIFRQLEEAMTVSVAPLDRMFRAAGMPTERMLNTVRRGYSGQGGPLTPLSFTTRGEQPTADTLRANRLLGQMDRLNLYRLAASKAPFANPVKNSFRFTSEFGFRRDPKTGGRRMHNGVDFAAGMGTPLYATADGVVTHAGWGSGYGRLVKIQHEFGIETRYAHMSKMRVKVGQRVSRGDRIGDMGASGRVTGVHLHYEVRVGGKAVNPMIYIKAANDVF, from the coding sequence GTGCGTACAAAGCTCGCAATTAAAACTCATGCGTTTCTGGAAAGACATTTTCCAGAGCGCCGCGTATTTTTGAAGTCGGACAATGACACACGGTTTATCCGTCTGAGATCTGGCACACAGCTGATTGCACTCGCGGGATGCTCTGCCCTTGTGGCGTGGGCGATCATCGCGACAGCGATCATTTTAATGGACAGCATCGGTTCGGGCAACTTTCGCGAGCAGGCGAAACGTGACCAGCGGACCTATCAGGCGCGCCTTAACGATCTGAGTGCACAGCGCGATGGACGCGCCGAAGAGGCGCTTGCGGCGCAGGAGCGTTTCAATGCCGCCCTCGCCCAGATTTCAATTATGCAATCCGAGCTATTATCCTCAGAGACCCGCCGCAACGAGCTTGAGACAGGGATCGAAGTGATCCAGTCGACCCTGCGCGACACGATGAAAGACCGCGAAGCAGCACGCGGTCAGGTTGCCGCCTTGCAGGCAGACGGTGGCAGTGCGATTCAGGTTTCGGCCAGCACAGCGCCAATGGATTTTATGGCCGATGCATTGGCCCGCACAGCGCAAGAGCGTGATCAGGTTGTGCTCGACGCTCAGGATGCCCTGTTACAGGCCGACGAGATGAGCCAGAAGATCGCCCTGATGCAAGAGCAGAACGATGCGATTTTCCGCCAGCTGGAAGAAGCGATGACCGTATCTGTTGCGCCGCTAGACAGGATGTTCCGCGCTGCAGGAATGCCGACAGAGCGTATGCTGAACACAGTGCGCCGCGGCTACTCCGGTCAAGGCGGCCCACTCACGCCGCTCAGCTTTACGACACGGGGCGAGCAGCCCACGGCAGACACATTGCGCGCCAACCGGCTGCTGGGTCAAATGGACCGCCTCAACCTTTACCGCCTTGCCGCGTCAAAGGCGCCTTTTGCGAATCCTGTAAAGAATTCGTTCCGCTTTACCTCGGAATTCGGTTTTCGCCGCGATCCCAAGACAGGCGGACGCCGGATGCACAACGGTGTTGATTTTGCTGCAGGCATGGGCACCCCGCTCTATGCGACGGCGGACGGTGTTGTGACCCACGCTGGTTGGGGATCAGGATATGGGCGTCTGGTAAAAATCCAGCATGAATTCGGTATCGAAACCCGCTATGCACACATGTCAAAAATGCGTGTAAAGGTCGGCCAAAGGGTGTCGCGTGGCGACAGAATTGGTGATATGGGTGCATCAGGACGGGTTACCGGCGTGCATCTACATTATGAAGTTCGCGTCGGTGGGAAAGCCGTCAATCCAATGATCTATATCAAGGCAGCAAACGATGTTTTCTAA
- a CDS encoding peptidylprolyl isomerase: protein MRNLVAGSLVATLLAGTVAASGLQIEVAGEANGIVTIDLLEDVAPQHAARMTELAAAGKYDGVVFHRVIDGFMAQTGDVEHGRDPDDLRRAGTGGSDMPNLPAEFSDIAFDKGVVGMARSQSEDSANSQFFIMFDAGHFLNGQYTVVGRVTGGQDVIDAIKRGTGGNGAVVGTPDMMKTVTVID from the coding sequence ATGCGTAACCTTGTTGCAGGCAGCCTCGTTGCAACGCTCCTTGCGGGAACTGTTGCGGCCTCGGGCCTCCAGATCGAAGTGGCGGGCGAGGCCAATGGCATCGTTACCATTGACCTTCTGGAAGATGTGGCCCCGCAACATGCCGCGCGTATGACCGAACTCGCGGCCGCTGGTAAATACGACGGCGTTGTATTCCACCGCGTCATTGATGGCTTCATGGCTCAAACGGGCGATGTCGAGCATGGCCGCGATCCCGATGATCTGCGCCGCGCAGGTACAGGCGGTTCCGACATGCCAAACCTGCCAGCGGAGTTTTCAGACATCGCGTTCGACAAAGGCGTGGTTGGCATGGCCCGCTCCCAAAGTGAAGATTCGGCCAACAGCCAGTTCTTCATTATGTTTGATGCCGGTCATTTCCTGAATGGTCAGTACACTGTCGTTGGCCGTGTTACTGGCGGTCAGGACGTGATCGACGCCATTAAACGCGGTACCGGTGGCAACGGGGCTGTCGTAGGCACCCCAGATATGATGAAGACCGTAACTGTCATCGACTGA
- a CDS encoding bactofilin family protein yields MFSKSKINDGAPTGTDAQKPSIPTSSSSVPPASSPSSEFKASAPKPKPPASTLSADLHVTGNMKTTGDIHVEGTVEGDIRAHLLTIGESATIKGEVIADDVVINGRIVGRVRGLKVRLTSTARVEGDIIHKTIAIESGAHFEGSVQRQDDPLNPSSKAAPAAKANPAS; encoded by the coding sequence ATGTTTTCTAAGAGCAAAATCAATGACGGCGCCCCAACCGGCACCGATGCACAAAAACCCAGCATCCCGACGTCTTCATCGTCAGTGCCTCCTGCTTCATCGCCGTCAAGCGAGTTCAAGGCAAGCGCACCAAAGCCGAAGCCACCGGCATCGACCTTGTCGGCGGACCTTCATGTAACAGGCAACATGAAAACAACCGGCGATATTCATGTTGAGGGCACAGTCGAGGGCGACATTCGTGCGCATCTTCTGACCATCGGCGAATCCGCCACGATCAAAGGTGAAGTGATTGCCGATGATGTTGTAATCAATGGCCGTATCGTAGGCCGTGTGCGCGGCCTCAAGGTTCGCCTGACATCCACAGCGCGCGTTGAGGGTGATATTATCCACAAAACAATCGCCATCGAGAGCGGCGCGCATTTTGAGGGTTCAGTCCAGCGTCAGGATGACCCGCTGAACCCCAGCTCGAAAGCGGCCCCTGCTGCCAAGGCAAATCCTGCTTCATAA
- a CDS encoding peptidylprolyl isomerase, with translation MAEIKDPENTILMELKGGTVTIELLPDVAPKHVERMKTLARAGAYDNVAFHRVIDGFMAQTGDVQHGNMEKDYNPRGAGTGSSEHPDVPAEFSKIPHARGSLGAARSANPNSANSQFFINFKDNDFLNGQYTVYGQVISGMEHVDALTKGEPPANPDRMISVKVAADA, from the coding sequence ATGGCCGAGATCAAAGACCCAGAAAACACAATCCTGATGGAACTAAAAGGTGGCACCGTCACCATCGAGCTGCTGCCCGATGTGGCCCCAAAGCATGTCGAGCGTATGAAGACGCTTGCCCGTGCAGGTGCCTATGACAACGTGGCATTCCACCGTGTCATCGACGGCTTTATGGCCCAAACTGGCGATGTCCAGCATGGTAACATGGAAAAAGACTATAACCCGCGCGGCGCAGGAACCGGCAGTTCCGAACACCCTGACGTGCCTGCAGAATTCTCCAAGATCCCGCATGCACGTGGCTCTCTTGGTGCTGCGCGCTCCGCCAACCCGAACTCGGCCAACAGCCAGTTCTTCATCAATTTCAAAGACAATGACTTCCTCAACGGTCAGTACACTGTCTATGGTCAGGTGATCTCCGGTATGGAGCATGTCGACGCCCTCACCAAAGGTGAGCCACCGGCGAATCCTGATCGCATGATCAGCGTGAAAGTTGCTGCAGATGCGTAA